DNA sequence from the Saimiri boliviensis isolate mSaiBol1 chromosome 5, mSaiBol1.pri, whole genome shotgun sequence genome:
GTTGGCCCACCGATCCACCCCAGCAGTACCCTCGTTTTCCACGTGGTACACCAACTGCGGCAAATCGAGCCCTGTTTCTGGATTTCTTTCTAAGCATTCTTTCAAGTCTACTATTCCCCCACCCATGGCCCGCAGTATGGCATGAGCAGCACAAGAGTCCCACTTGAACGTGGTATCCTCTGAAAAGATGTAAATGTCAACGAGGCCTTGGACAACACAAAGGCTCTTATAACCAGCTCCGGCTGCCCCAAAGATGCGATCTCCACATACACGTGACAGTGCAGCTTTGATAGTCTCCTTTTCACTTGTGCTAATGACAGCTGAGAAACTGGGGGACAGTGCTGCCTCAGAGCCAGTGTTTTCAGTGTGTGTTTCACTGCTGTTTCTTCTAGAGACGGTGAGCTGAAGTGAGTGCATATTGGTCCCCATGTAAGAAAGGCCCCAGTAGCACTGTCCTTTCCACCTGTAGAAGAAAAAATTCAGTTGGTGATGATAGCATTTGATTTTCATTACTCATGTCTCTTTCAAACTTAACGATATGAAGAAATACACAATTCGTCATAACATAGTGAATCTTAACACCTTTAAGCCTAGAAATAGATATCAGGTAGCTAGTTTATTTCTGAAAGTTACTTACATGCATGCAGCTGCTTGAGTTGCTGCAAttagaaatgcttttattttatggcATTCTCACATCAATCTAGGACAGCACTAAAACAGTGATGaggtttccagcctccagaatcattgGAAAAATTCATTGCAACTTTTAGTATTTAAAGTTTAATAGGGAAAAAGGAATAGGTAAGTGATATCTCTTTTTGATCCACAAATATTTTACAATCCTTATAACaaggttttctttatttgtaactccttttcattttctttttcactagtTTCACTTTGGCCTCTAAGACAAAGAAAGATGAACTCGATGTTATTAATTTTGGCAATAACAGTAATTATAGCACCTTCCCTTTATTAATGCTTAACTTACTGTCTATGTTGCCACatatttacagataaggaaacaggcttAGAGGAAGTGAGTAACTTGCTGAGGCCTGCTCAGCTAGACAGTGGTAGAATCTGCATTCACACCTCGAAGTCTCACTTGGAATCTGTGCCATTAGCTATTGTGTTGACCACCTCCATTTCTAGGCCATGATTCTGTCTGCATATTGTTTcagttctttttaatttcttaaccTTTTAAAGATAACAGAAACCCATTTTTAGTTAGAAGATGACAGACGTAGAgggataatattaaaatttaagagGTATAAACACAACTATTAAATAGCAAATGATTCTTACTTGAAGCAACTCAAGGTTCAATAAGAATATGTAATCCTATATAAGTGGAAAAATATGACCTATTTCAATAAAAAGCTGAAGCTGCTTGTTCCACTTGGACTTTGCCATGCCCTGGAGTGAACCCCAAAGCACAGGCTATGTATCAGAGGCAACTGGGTCCTGGCCGCTCTCTATGCTCTGTTTAAGAGTGCAtggaagagtgggagggaggaagcagaAAGGGAGTGTGAGTTAGGTTCTGATCCTGGCCATGCCTACCAATCTTTTCACTGgataattttcacattttgttttgaaCTTCTAAAATTATACAAAAGTTCAACTGGCTATACAGTGATGGCAGCTGTCTTATTCCCAATGTATCGGAAGAACGTTACCACCATTCTATTCATCTGGTTTGGAGTGGATTCCAGAAACAAGGAACAGGATTACTATATCCCAAATGTAAAACTATGACTTCTCCAAGAgagtgttaattttaaaatttctaccagCATGCACATGAcctcaaataaaattatacaaatccAAGATTGAAAATAGAACTTTAATTCAAACATGCAGACTTTCAATGGGAACACTCCCATGTGTGAAGTCATGGGAATGTCATGTAGTGATAATCCTAACAATAAGCAAAGCTGAGGCCATAAGTTCTAAAAACCATAATATACCAAGAATGTTTGTCTTTTACCTGAGGGTGTTTGGGTCTTTTGACACAAAAGGTTGATTGATGACTCCCATCAGGGGAACCCCTGTCTGTATGTCATAGACACCAATTAAAATGGTGACACACTGAAGTCCACAGGGGAAGATTCCCTGGTTAGATTTAATGTCAGTAGAGCCTTTTATATACTGGTAAGTTGAatctgaaaaa
Encoded proteins:
- the INPP1 gene encoding inositol polyphosphate 1-phosphatase codes for the protein MSDILRELLCVSEKAANIARACRQQEALFQLLIEEKKEGEKNKKFAVDFKTLADVLVQEVIKQNMENKFPGLEKNIFGEESNEFTNGLGEKITLRLCSTEEETAELLSQVLSGNKVASEALAKVVHQDVAFTDPTLDSTEINVPQDILGIWVDPIDSTYQYIKGSTDIKSNQGIFPCGLQCVTILIGVYDIQTGVPLMGVINQPFVSKDPNTLRWKGQCYWGLSYMGTNMHSLQLTVSRRNSSETHTENTGSEAALSPSFSAVISTSEKETIKAALSRVCGDRIFGAAGAGYKSLCVVQGLVDIYIFSEDTTFKWDSCAAHAILRAMGGGIVDLKECLERNPETGLDLPQLVYHVENEGTAGVDRWANKGGLIAYRSRKRLETFLSLLVQNLALAETQT